GTCACCCGCCACGTCAGGCCGCCACGTCAGGCGgttgttttaaaattttgaaatttaaaattcaaactggTCCCCCCATCCCCCCATCTTCTATAACCGCCACCCGGGTCCCCCAAAGGCCCTATATATTGCAACCCCAACCCCACCGgtcccccatcccacgaaccaaAAACCCCACCGGCTACACCCACTGGCTCGAACCCGCTACCCCGctggtccccccatcccacgaacccaagAAGAAATGGCATCCTGGACCCGTCAAGAAGAAATGACACTCGTAACTAGCGTCGTCGACGCTATGAAGGGGCGGCCACcgggccaaacaaaatattggGCGGAAGCATTCGCGGCCTACTGGCAtaacgtcggtaacgaccgccacaacctcaacgcgtgccaacataaatggcgcgagctacggcccaaactcgagcgtttcaaggcttactacgatGCGGTTCCCGGtggcgagttaagccacgaggaccgggtggcggtggcgaacatagagtttcgaggcaaggaaaacaaggcgttcgacaagatcgacctttttgaaatttttttaacactctaggttttttttattttgtaatttttagaaattatgtaatttttaggattatgtaatttttaaaattttaatgaagttgtaggttttttataaatgttgtgtgattttttataaattttttgtatttaaaaaaaaaaaacatttatgccacgcggtgcacccaacccaagcccaacccacgccccgccataccccgcggacacgtaACCTGACAGTGGGCTGGCTCCGCGGATACGTGTCAccaaatgcccaacccaagccccaccacaCCCCACGTTCTAAAAACAAAGTTGACGTCAATTTTTACTGGTTATTATTATCTTTTCTGCTAGTCTTTTAGATTGAATTttgtgtatttttataaaaaatgtatTTGAGGTGTTCTTGGAAAAAATATGTTATAgttattattaaaaaataaagtaTTAAAAATGTATCTTTTTATGATATTATGGGGATGTTTAATACATAACAATTTGACGTAGAGAAATGCAAGAATTGTACCATTATATGTAGCTAGAGAGGAAAAAATGCATATTTAAAGCAATAGATATAGTTGTCTATATAGTTTTCGTACTTCTTTGCTTAAACTCGTTCTATTTATAATATAAATATGTGccttaggccatgtgtagtcataaagcccccaaatgggcgttatgcgccatgtggcatgccacgtcaccccggggctttatggggcttgaggccgtagtcataaagccctacctcatcataaccaaagtgtaaaatgcagggaccaaagtgtaaaatgcagggaccaaagtgttttaatgcagggaccaaattgtaaaatgcagggaccaaagtggaaaTCTCCTTCTTCCTCGCGCCGCGATATATTTCACGccggttctttttttttttgctcaTGGCGCCCCTGGGGGCGGTGTGGGGGGCTCCATCCCGGCGCTATGGCCTTCACCGCGCCCCAGTACATGTAGTCTAAAatggaataaaatataaaacGAGACTGCGTCAACCAATAAACAAAGTCCACGCGAAAGTGAAACGAAACAAGTGGCGATGTCGTAATTTGCAGCTTGAACATGTCCAAAACGGGTACACAGATTAGTCAGAAGAGAGCTGTGTCAATGCCGGCCAGTGGGCCGGATCCATCATAAATTAATCGACACGATCCATCAACTTTTAGCACGTTCTATCACGCTCTGCTGCTAACCGGAGAATGACCAGAGAAAAACTCTTCGCCGTCGTAGCTATTGCCGTTGTTGTCCTGTACTCGCCGGAGTTTGCACACTCTCAAGTCGTCGGCGACGAATTCGCCGGTCAGATCAACGATACTGCGTTTCTACCGTTCATTACACAGAGAGTTTATAGCAGTCTCTCTAACACTACTTCTACTATTCTCAATAGTGATGTCGGAAATCGAGCTTCTTTCTGCGTTAAGGATCGGTACATTTGCttaaaatctttttaattatGCTAGAAGAATTTATTAATTTGCACTAGATTTACGCAGTTAGTTAGCTTTCTAACTCGAGATAGAATACTGTTGTTAGGTTTGCAATTTCAAATTGATTTTGCAAATAGAAATACTTTAATTTGAATTTATAGGTAAAAGTAGGGCTCAGTTTGAACTGTAAAGTGTAAAGTGCAAAGTTAATCTCTAGGTATTCATTTGGAATAAAGTGGATGAATATTGTTGTTTGTATTTTGGGATGAATCTGATTGGATACTCTGAACCTTTAAATTTTTATGTTGTTTAGGGAAGTTGAATGGGATAGAGCTTTCAATTTTTCGGATAATTTGGACTTCTTGACTGCTTGCATCCAGAAAACAAATGGTATGAAGTCCGGTTTGAATTTGTATTAGCTTAATGATGTATTTCTTTGAATGTGTTGTAGATGATATATTGTTGATATGAATTTCTCAGGGGATGTGACACGGCGAGTGTGTAATTCAGCAGAGTTAAAGTTCTACTTTGGAGCTTTCTTTTCAGGTGGTAGTTATCTGAAGCCTAACCGTAACTGTAATATAACGTCTAGGGTTTCTGGTTGTGAGCCTGGATGGGCGTGTGCCACTTCACCCGATGAGACTGTAGACTTGGAAGATTCGAAGAATATTCCTGCCCGAACTGAGAGCTGTCAGCCTTGTTGTGAGGGTTTCTTCTGCCCGAGCGGTCTTACTTGCATGATACGTAAGTGTTCACAACTTCTTTGAATGTCAGTCATTAAAGTTAATGCGTTTACTAAAAGTTTTTGGATATTACTTTTGGTATAGCGTGCCCGTTGGGCGCACACTGCCCGACTGCAACCCTTGATAAAGCTAGTGGCATATGTAAACCGTAAGTTTGAGTGCCTTCTCGAAAAGCTTTTTTTTTTCTCTGTTTTACATGATTTTTTTTGTGAGCAACTTATTTATTAATAGTTTACACAAGCAGATATTCTTACCAATTGCCTCCTGGAATGCCTAATCATACTTGTGGTGGAGCCAACATATGGGCCGATATTCGAACTAGTGAGGAGCTGTTCTGTTCATCAGGATCATATTGTCCAACAAGTACGCAACGATTTAATTGCAGCAAGGGGTATGTGTCTACGTTTTCAATATTTCCTATACACCTGCAAAATTTTACTTCAAATAGTGATCCACGTCTCTTGTGATTTTAGGAATTACTGTCAAATGGGGTCTACATCTGAGAAATGTAAGTGAGTTACATAGTCGCACAGTTAATAATCAGAATATTGTGTTTCCAAAGCAAAAAAGGAATGCATATGTTAACAATCGCGCCATTAGGTGTCTGACCTTATTCCTTTACTTGCAGCATGCTTCAAGTTGACGTCATGTGATCCTGGAAGTTCAACTCAAAATATCCATGCATACGGCGCAATGCTTATAGTAAGTTTTTCCACATAAGCTATTTAAACAcattatttaatttattatataCTGACGAGCTCATCTACTGAATGTGCATTTATCAGAATGATCAAACTTATGCATCTTTACTTTTTATGCACTAATCTTACCTTTTATGAAATAAGTAATATAAATAGTTCTAACAATTTTATATCTAGGCTGCCATATTTACTATTATGCTCATCATCTACAACTGCTCTGATCAAATAATTACAACTCGGGAACGAAGGCATGCTAAAACTAGAGAGGCAGCTGCAAGACGAGCGAAAGAGAAAGTAAAAGCACATGAAAGGTGGAAAATGGCACGAGAGGCTGCTAAGAAACATGCAGCTCAAATATCTCGTACATTTTCTCGTAAAAAGGCGGCCCCACAAACTGAGGAAATGTCAATCTTACGTCAAAGTAGCGAGGATGTGGATTTTGATGAACCAGTTACTTCGTCATCTGAAGAAAACAGATTGGAGCTAAGAAGTCAAACGTTTAAGAAAAAAGATGAAGATCTTTATAGTCACGATCACGTTGTGGAAAGTAAAGATACAAACGGTAAAAAGaaagttcaaaaagaaaaacaaattcATACTCATAGCCAAATCTTTAACTACGCATACGGTCAGATCGAGAAAGAGAAAGCCATGCAAGAAAATCATAACCTTACATTCTCAGGAGTAATCTCAATGGCTGTTAATACCGAAACCAGAAAAAGACCCAAAATTGAGATTTCTTTTCGAGATCTAACGCTTACtttaaaaggaaaagaaaaacatCTTTTACGATGCGTTACCGGGAAAATCATGCCAGGTCGTATAACAGCTGTCATGGGCCCATCCGGGGCAGGTAAGACGACATTTCTTTCTGCACTGGCGGGAAAAGCACACGGGTGTAAAATAACTGGTTCAATTCTTATAAACGGGAAACCTGACTCGATCCATTCATATAAGAAGATAATCGGTTTTGTGCCACAAGATGATATCGTTCATGGTAATTTAACCGTTGAGGAGAATCTCTGGTTCAGTGCAAAATGCAGGTATGTAAATAATTTACTATACAATAGTCAATTAGTAAAAGAGTTTTGACAAATTTCTTGAcgttttttataataatattgtAGGTTACCGGCAAGGATGCTTAAACAAGATCGTGTTTTAGTTGTGGAGAGAGTTATAGAGTCGTTGGGTTTACAAGCAGTAAGAAGTTCATTAGTTGGAACAGTTGAAAAACGTGGAATCTCCGGTGGTCAAAGGAAACGGGTCAATGTCGGTTTGGAAATGGTTATGGAGCCATCATTATTGATCTTAGATGAACCAACATCCGGTTTAGATAGTTCATCTTCTC
Above is a window of Helianthus annuus cultivar XRQ/B chromosome 14, HanXRQr2.0-SUNRISE, whole genome shotgun sequence DNA encoding:
- the LOC110904649 gene encoding ABC transporter G family member 24, whose amino-acid sequence is MTREKLFAVVAIAVVVLYSPEFAHSQVVGDEFAGQINDTAFLPFITQRVYSSLSNTTSTILNSDVGNRASFCVKDREVEWDRAFNFSDNLDFLTACIQKTNGDVTRRVCNSAELKFYFGAFFSGGSYLKPNRNCNITSRVSGCEPGWACATSPDETVDLEDSKNIPARTESCQPCCEGFFCPSGLTCMIPCPLGAHCPTATLDKASGICKPYSYQLPPGMPNHTCGGANIWADIRTSEELFCSSGSYCPTSTQRFNCSKGNYCQMGSTSEKSCFKLTSCDPGSSTQNIHAYGAMLIAAIFTIMLIIYNCSDQIITTRERRHAKTREAAARRAKEKVKAHERWKMAREAAKKHAAQISRTFSRKKAAPQTEEMSILRQSSEDVDFDEPVTSSSEENRLELRSQTFKKKDEDLYSHDHVVESKDTNGKKKVQKEKQIHTHSQIFNYAYGQIEKEKAMQENHNLTFSGVISMAVNTETRKRPKIEISFRDLTLTLKGKEKHLLRCVTGKIMPGRITAVMGPSGAGKTTFLSALAGKAHGCKITGSILINGKPDSIHSYKKIIGFVPQDDIVHGNLTVEENLWFSAKCRLPARMLKQDRVLVVERVIESLGLQAVRSSLVGTVEKRGISGGQRKRVNVGLEMVMEPSLLILDEPTSGLDSSSSQLLLRALRRETLEGVNVSMVVHQPSYSLFQMFDDLVLLAKGGLTVYHGPVRKVEEYFSGLGINVPDRVNPPDYFIDVLEGMIKPNTSSSVSYEQLPVRWMLHKGYPVPPDMRRNTAMYPESQVSGNDVNHDDGAAEEYSFAGEIWQDVKSNVEVRRDIIRHNFLRTKDLSNRTTPGLLLQYRYFLGRIAKQRLRESKLQLVDYLILLLAGACLGSIIKSNEETFGAPGYTYSIIAVSLLCKIAALRTFSLDKLQYWRERASGISSLAHFLAKDTIDHFNTAIKPAVYLSMFYFFSYPRSSFAENYTVLLSLVYCVTGIAYMLAIFLDPGPSQLFAVLLPVVLTLVSTQTRDSEFLKNVSKLCYPKWALEAFVIANANRYSGVWLITRCGALLRFGYNVHDWGLCIFVLFMIGVASRISAFFGMLIVHKR